The Populus trichocarpa isolate Nisqually-1 chromosome 11, P.trichocarpa_v4.1, whole genome shotgun sequence genome has a segment encoding these proteins:
- the LOC7495253 gene encoding caffeoylshikimate esterase, which translates to MEQENLKPRETEVHFWGNTPEDEYYKQQGIKASRSSYTSPRGLSLFTRSWLPISTDPVLGVMCMVHGYGNDISWTFQSTAIFLAQMGFACFGLDIEGHGKSQGLKGYVPNVDLVVQDCLSFFDSIKNDTQFHGLPFFLYGESMGGAICLLIHLANPKGFDGAVLVAPMCKISDSIKPRWPISDILLLVAKFLPTLAIVPAASILHKSIKVERKVPIAEMNPMRYRGKPRLGTVVELLRVTDYLSQNLRNVTIPFIVLHGSMDVVTDPKVSESLYEEAKSEDKTIKIYDGMVHSLLFGETDENVEIVRQDIISWLNDRCKQNYQ; encoded by the coding sequence ATGGAGCAAGAAAATCTCAAGCCCCGTGAAACAGAAGTCCACTTTTGGGGCAATACCCCAGAGGATGAGTACTACAAACAACAAGGGATCAAAGCTTCACGGTCATCCTACACATCACCAAGAGGCCTCTCTCTTTTCACAAGATCATGGCTCCCAATCTCCACCGATCCTGTACTTGGCGTTATGTGTATGGTTCATGGTTATGGAAACGATATCAGCTGGACTTTTCAGTCCACGGCTATCTTCCTAGCCCAGATGGGTTTTGCCTGCTTTGGACTTGACATTGAAGGCCATGGTAAGTCTCAAGGCCTTAAGGGCTATGTACCCAATGTTGATCTTGTTGTTCAAGactgtctttctttctttgattccaTCAAGAATGACACACAGTTTCATGGGTTGCCTTTCTTTTTGTATGGTGAATCAATGGGCGGTGCTATTTGTCTCTTGATTCATTTAGCAAACCCTAAAGGGTTTGATGGTGCAGTTTTGGTCGCCCCCATGTGCAAAATCTCTGATAGTATAAAACCCAGATGGCCAATTTCTGATATTCTATTATTGGTGGCAAAATTTTTGCCTACTTTAGCTATAGTTCCAGCTGCTAGCATTCTGCACAAGTCAATCAAAGTAGAGAGAAAAGTGCCAATTGCAGAAATGAACCCAATGAGATATAGGGGGAAACCAAGATTGGGAACTGTTGTCGAGCTTCTAAGGGTTACTGATTATTTGAGTCAAAATTTGAGAAATGTTACCATTCCATTTATTGTATTACATGGTAGTATGGATGTTGTCACTGATCCAAAAGTGAGCGAAAGTTTGTATGAGGAGGCAAAAAGCGAAGACAAGACGATAAAGATTTATGATGGAATGGTGCATTCTTTGCTTTTTGGAGAAACTGATGAGAATGTTGAAATTGTTCGGCAAGATATTATATCTTGGTTGAATGATAGATGCAAGCAAAACTATCAGTAA